In the genome of Dethiobacter alkaliphilus AHT 1, the window ATTCCTGTTGTTATTGCCGTGTCATATTTAGGTGGTCTGCTATATGTGGCGCTGATTACCTTAGTTGGGCTTTTGGCTCTGCGGGAGTATTACACCTTAACGGCAATAGATGACAAGGGCTCTATGATTCTGGGTTTTGGCGGTCACGTTTTGCTCACCGCATTACTTTGGTTGCAGGGATTCACAGCATTTAGCGCCGGCTTTTTTGCTATTTTTGTATTTATAAATATTTTTTGGGTGCTTACATATCCCCGCGATTTCAGGATTTTATCCTTTCTGCTCTGGGGCTTTGTCTATGTTACCGGCTTAATGGGCTTTTTTGTGCTGCTGAGGGAGCTTAACACCGGTTTTTCCGCGGTTTTGACCGTGTTTGTGGCGGTATGGGCCTCCGACACCGGCGCTTATCTGGTGGGAATGAGTGTGGGTCGCCATAAACTGATTCCCGCTGTCAGCCCCAAAAAGTCGGTGGAAGGAGCTCTGGGAGGAATGCTGGCCACCGGCCTGATCCTGGCCCTTTTAGCCCCGCAACTGGGCTTGGTGCGCTTGCCTGCCCTTATTTTGGGTCTTACCCTTTCGGTGGCGGGCCAGCTGGGTGATTTGGCTGAATCAGCCCTGAAGCGCTGGGCAAATATCAAGGATTCAGGATCGTTTCTTCCCGGACACGGCGGCGTATTGGACCGCATAGACAGTCTGCTTTTTGCCGCTCCTCTGGCATACCTGTTTTTTTAATTCTCACCTGAGGGAGTCGTTTAGATGAAGAATATTACACTATTAGGTTCAACCGGGTCCATTGGTACTCAGGCTCTGCAGGTTATCGGCGCTTATCCGGAGCGCTTTCGCGTTCGCTCCCTGGCGGCAAACACCAGTGTAGAGCAACTGGCTCATCAGGCCCGCCGCTTTATGCCGGACATGGTAGCAATTTCCGACGTTTCCTGTTACAATGAGCTTAAGTCTGCTCTGGCAGACGTAGATATCCAGGTGTTAGCCGGCGCCGACGAAGTTTCGCGGCTGGCGGCGGATGCCGATACAGATATGGTTTTAAACTCATTAGTTGGCTTTGCCGGCCTGGGCCCCACACTGG includes:
- a CDS encoding phosphatidate cytidylyltransferase; this translates as MFRQRLASALVGIPVVIAVSYLGGLLYVALITLVGLLALREYYTLTAIDDKGSMILGFGGHVLLTALLWLQGFTAFSAGFFAIFVFINIFWVLTYPRDFRILSFLLWGFVYVTGLMGFFVLLRELNTGFSAVLTVFVAVWASDTGAYLVGMSVGRHKLIPAVSPKKSVEGALGGMLATGLILALLAPQLGLVRLPALILGLTLSVAGQLGDLAESALKRWANIKDSGSFLPGHGGVLDRIDSLLFAAPLAYLFF